A window from Nitrospira sp. ND1 encodes these proteins:
- the leuD gene encoding 3-isopropylmalate dehydratase small subunit, with amino-acid sequence MDAFTTLTGLVAPLDRLNVDTDQIIPKQFLKTIKRTGLREGLFYDWRRLKDGSQDPAFFLNQPRYHNATILLARDNFGCGSSREHAPWALLDQGFRCVLAPSFADIFYNNCFQNGILPVILTGPEIQALFEGVTAREGYQLTVDLAAQQVTTPDGASYHFEIDPFRKDCLYRGLDAIGLTLQHAGRITEYEQRRRTQAPWLFQDVR; translated from the coding sequence ATGGACGCATTCACAACACTCACAGGACTGGTCGCTCCGTTGGACCGGCTCAATGTCGATACCGATCAAATCATTCCAAAACAGTTCTTGAAGACCATCAAGCGGACGGGCCTGCGCGAAGGACTGTTCTACGATTGGCGGCGGCTGAAGGATGGCTCGCAGGATCCCGCCTTCTTCCTGAATCAACCCCGCTATCACAACGCCACGATTCTGCTGGCGCGGGACAACTTCGGCTGCGGATCGTCACGCGAACATGCGCCCTGGGCGCTGCTCGATCAAGGGTTTCGTTGCGTCCTCGCCCCCAGCTTCGCGGACATCTTCTACAACAACTGCTTTCAAAACGGCATTCTCCCGGTGATACTGACAGGGCCAGAAATCCAGGCGCTCTTCGAGGGCGTGACGGCCCGCGAAGGCTATCAGCTGACGGTGGATCTGGCGGCACAGCAAGTCACCACGCCGGACGGCGCGTCCTACCATTTCGAGATCGATCCGTTTCGAAAAGATTGTCTGTATCGAGGATTGGACGCGATCGGCCTCACGCTCCAACATGCCGGTCGGATCACGGAATACGAACAGCGCCGCCGCACACAAGCCCCCTGGTTGTTTCAAGACGTGCGCTAA
- the leuC gene encoding 3-isopropylmalate dehydratase large subunit, protein MAAQTLFEKIWNDHVVRAEPDGTTLLYIDRHLVHEVTSPQAFEGLAVAGRTPRRPGAALAVPDHNVPTTDRRVAIADPISAKQIQTLDDNCNTFGITMFGMNDIRQGVVHVIGPEQGFTLPGMTIVCGDSHTSTHGAFGALAFGIGTSEVEHVLATQCLVQKRPKTMEIRVDGQLSPRCSAKDVILAIIGKIGTAGGTGYVIEYTGSAIRALSMEGRMTLCNMSIEGGARAGMVAPDDTTFAYIKGRPMAPKGALWDQAVTAWRQLATDPGAKYDAVVELRAETIAPQVTWGTSPGMVTGVDGNVPDPRTMGDDKLRQATERALEYMALLPGMPIRDIKIDKVFIGSCTNSRIEDLRLAASFAKGKKVASTVHAMVVPGSGLVKQQAEQEGLDRIFKESGFEWREAGCSMCLAMNADVLQPGERCASTSNRNFEGRQGAGGRTHLVSPAMAVAAAVEGHFVDIRHWS, encoded by the coding sequence ATGGCTGCACAGACGTTATTCGAAAAAATCTGGAACGACCACGTGGTTCGGGCGGAACCGGACGGGACCACATTGCTCTATATCGACCGCCACTTAGTGCATGAAGTGACCTCACCGCAGGCCTTCGAAGGGTTGGCCGTGGCGGGCCGAACTCCGCGCAGGCCGGGCGCCGCGCTGGCCGTCCCCGACCATAACGTCCCGACGACCGACCGCCGCGTTGCTATCGCCGACCCGATCAGCGCCAAACAAATTCAGACGCTGGACGATAATTGCAACACATTCGGCATCACGATGTTCGGCATGAACGACATTCGGCAGGGCGTGGTCCATGTCATCGGCCCTGAGCAGGGGTTCACGCTGCCGGGCATGACGATCGTATGCGGCGATTCGCACACCTCGACCCACGGAGCCTTCGGCGCACTGGCGTTCGGCATCGGCACCAGCGAAGTCGAACATGTCCTGGCCACGCAATGCCTGGTTCAGAAACGCCCCAAGACCATGGAAATTCGTGTCGACGGGCAACTGTCGCCCCGCTGCTCCGCCAAGGATGTCATTCTGGCCATCATCGGAAAAATCGGCACGGCCGGCGGAACCGGGTACGTGATTGAGTACACCGGGTCGGCCATTCGCGCGCTCAGCATGGAAGGCCGTATGACCCTCTGCAACATGTCGATCGAGGGTGGAGCACGCGCCGGCATGGTGGCACCGGACGACACTACCTTTGCCTATATCAAAGGCCGCCCGATGGCTCCCAAGGGCGCCCTCTGGGATCAGGCCGTGACGGCCTGGCGGCAACTCGCCACCGATCCCGGCGCGAAATACGATGCCGTCGTAGAGTTGCGAGCCGAGACGATCGCCCCGCAAGTCACCTGGGGCACCAGCCCGGGGATGGTCACTGGAGTGGATGGGAACGTTCCGGACCCTCGCACCATGGGGGACGACAAACTCCGCCAGGCGACGGAACGGGCCCTCGAATACATGGCGTTGCTGCCCGGCATGCCGATCCGCGACATCAAGATCGACAAGGTATTCATCGGATCCTGTACCAATTCCAGGATTGAAGACCTCCGCCTGGCCGCCTCCTTCGCCAAGGGGAAAAAAGTCGCCAGCACCGTGCATGCCATGGTAGTTCCGGGGTCGGGGCTGGTGAAACAACAGGCGGAACAAGAGGGACTGGATCGTATCTTCAAGGAGTCGGGATTCGAATGGCGGGAAGCGGGCTGCAGTATGTGCCTGGCGATGAACGCCGATGTTCTGCAGCCGGGGGAACGATGCGCATCAACCAGCAACCGGAACTTTGAAGGGCGTCAGGGAGCCGGCGGACGGACTCACCTAGTATCGCCGGCAATGGCCGTGGCCGCCGCCGTCGAAGGACATTTCGTCGATATCCGTCACTGGTCGTAA
- a CDS encoding MEKHLA domain-containing protein, with amino-acid sequence MDDPNQVWSQPSVVEWSQLLLNSYRHWVGRDLMLRTGGPEEQAHALFMAPFVVVSHGAQEDPILNYGSHLALTLWETTWEQLLQTPSRLTAEAVNRAEREWMLERARVQGYVDNYRGVRISNSGRRFLVESAIVWSVIDQAGRRQGQAATFSRWTFL; translated from the coding sequence ATGGACGATCCGAATCAAGTGTGGAGTCAGCCATCGGTCGTCGAATGGTCCCAGCTGCTATTGAACAGTTATCGCCACTGGGTCGGGCGGGACTTGATGCTCAGGACCGGCGGGCCCGAGGAGCAGGCCCATGCGTTGTTCATGGCGCCTTTTGTGGTGGTCTCGCACGGTGCGCAGGAGGATCCGATCCTGAATTACGGATCGCATCTCGCGCTGACCTTGTGGGAGACGACGTGGGAGCAGCTCCTGCAGACTCCATCCCGCCTGACGGCTGAAGCTGTGAATCGTGCCGAGCGGGAGTGGATGCTTGAACGGGCTCGCGTGCAGGGGTATGTGGATAATTACCGCGGGGTCAGAATTTCGAACAGCGGACGACGGTTCCTGGTCGAAAGCGCGATTGTGTGGAGCGTGATCGACCAAGCCGGGCGTCGTCAGGGACAGGCCGCGACCTTCTCACGCTGGACCTTCCTCTAA
- a CDS encoding DUF1653 domain-containing protein, with the protein MKPGRYRHYKGNDYEVLGVARHSETEEEYVVYRQLYGAGGLWIRPLGMFLESVTIGETVVPRFRRLEEGPA; encoded by the coding sequence ATGAAACCTGGTCGCTATCGTCACTACAAAGGGAACGACTATGAGGTGCTGGGCGTGGCTCGGCATTCCGAGACCGAGGAGGAGTATGTCGTCTATCGGCAACTCTATGGAGCAGGCGGGCTGTGGATCAGACCGCTGGGAATGTTTCTCGAATCGGTGACCATCGGCGAGACCGTCGTCCCTCGATTCCGACGGTTAGAGGAAGGTCCAGCGTGA
- a CDS encoding NAD(P)/FAD-dependent oxidoreductase, translated as MSSQLSHMPERRHDVVVIGGGSAGYAAARTARDAGADVAIVDQGPLGGLCILRGCMPTKTILRSAEIIALMKRAREFGLSPVTAQADLSAIVDRKNRLVQEFADYRIAALRDPRFTLYESRAEFLSPHELRAGDVRIRGGAFVIATGSSAAEVAIPGLDEAGYLTSDEMLDIRRQPASLLVLGGGLVAVEFAQFFTRIGTKVTVLQRSTTLLSDMDEDIGQALAAAFQEEGIEVITGVSFQRVTSTPSEKTVHFVQGGAVHARSAEIIFQALGRRPNLTALNLEAAGVGVIDGRLVVGRDMRTSQPHIFAVGDVNDLTPIVHLAIQQGETAGFNATHPNEPARVIDHRLDAEVVFTEPQIAVAGMSERQCREEAIPYLTASYPFADHGKAMCLGAVHGFVKLLCRPHDGALLGAQIVGPEAGELIHELIAVMYFHGTAQDLLRIPHYHPTLAEIVTYPAESIVEQMGRA; from the coding sequence ATGTCATCACAACTCTCTCACATGCCTGAACGGCGGCACGATGTCGTGGTGATCGGTGGCGGATCGGCCGGCTATGCCGCCGCACGGACGGCTCGCGACGCGGGCGCCGATGTGGCCATCGTGGATCAGGGTCCGCTCGGGGGGCTGTGCATCCTGCGGGGTTGCATGCCGACCAAAACGATTCTGCGGTCGGCTGAAATCATCGCGCTGATGAAGCGCGCGCGCGAGTTCGGGCTGAGTCCGGTCACTGCCCAAGCAGATCTGTCGGCTATCGTCGATCGCAAGAACCGATTGGTTCAAGAGTTCGCCGACTACCGTATCGCCGCACTGCGAGACCCGCGCTTCACCTTGTATGAGTCCCGCGCCGAGTTTCTCTCACCCCACGAACTTCGTGCCGGAGATGTTCGGATTCGCGGCGGCGCATTCGTCATTGCCACCGGGTCGAGTGCGGCTGAGGTGGCCATTCCGGGGCTGGACGAAGCCGGTTATCTGACCAGCGATGAGATGCTCGATATTCGTCGCCAACCGGCGTCGCTCCTGGTGTTGGGAGGCGGCCTGGTCGCCGTCGAGTTCGCTCAATTTTTTACCCGAATCGGCACAAAGGTCACCGTACTGCAGCGCAGCACGACCCTGTTGTCCGACATGGATGAAGACATCGGTCAGGCGCTGGCGGCGGCCTTTCAGGAGGAGGGGATCGAGGTGATCACCGGAGTGTCGTTCCAACGTGTGACCTCAACCCCGTCTGAGAAGACCGTGCATTTTGTGCAGGGCGGGGCTGTCCACGCGCGATCAGCCGAGATTATTTTTCAAGCCCTCGGTCGTCGCCCCAACTTGACGGCGCTTAATCTGGAGGCAGCCGGAGTAGGGGTGATCGACGGCCGGCTGGTGGTCGGCAGGGATATGCGGACTTCTCAGCCGCACATCTTTGCCGTGGGTGACGTCAACGATCTCACTCCCATTGTGCATCTAGCGATTCAACAAGGCGAAACGGCTGGGTTCAATGCGACGCATCCGAATGAGCCTGCGCGGGTGATCGATCACCGGTTGGATGCCGAAGTCGTGTTCACCGAACCTCAGATTGCGGTCGCGGGAATGAGTGAACGGCAGTGTCGTGAAGAGGCGATTCCTTATCTGACGGCGTCCTATCCGTTTGCCGACCATGGAAAGGCCATGTGTCTGGGCGCCGTGCATGGATTTGTGAAGCTGCTCTGTCGCCCGCACGACGGTGCCCTGCTGGGCGCCCAGATTGTGGGGCCGGAGGCGGGGGAACTGATTCATGAGTTGATTGCGGTGATGTATTTTCATGGCACCGCACAGGACCTGCTGCGCATTCCCCACTATCATCCGACGCTCGCGGAGATCGTGACGTATCCGGCGGAGTCCATTGTCGAGCAGATGGGTCGAGCATGA
- a CDS encoding tetratricopeptide repeat protein translates to MKRTVAAGASALLLLVTLACGQQTWDAAMQAGETALQRGQYEQAEKIFSAAVHKAEEFGLHDRRVAVTLAHLAQAYSAQGKFVEAEPVYLEALKIYQDVHGENHLDVAAMLNNLGVLHRKHGQYADAQRLLTRALSIKEKLLGTDHPEVALALSNLAAMYLAQGDGEQAGALFARALAVREKHLGPDHPDVAKNLEDYASALRKLGRVGEAEGLERRAGAIRAKPKS, encoded by the coding sequence ATGAAACGAACCGTTGCCGCGGGTGCATCGGCGCTTCTGCTGCTGGTGACTCTGGCCTGCGGGCAGCAGACGTGGGATGCTGCGATGCAGGCAGGTGAAACGGCATTGCAGCGAGGGCAGTATGAGCAGGCGGAAAAAATTTTCTCTGCCGCCGTGCATAAGGCAGAAGAGTTCGGCCTACATGATCGGCGGGTTGCGGTGACCTTGGCCCATTTGGCCCAAGCCTACAGCGCGCAGGGAAAATTCGTCGAGGCTGAACCGGTGTATCTGGAGGCGCTCAAGATTTACCAGGATGTGCACGGTGAGAACCATCTCGATGTGGCGGCCATGTTGAATAACCTTGGTGTTTTGCATCGAAAGCACGGACAATATGCCGATGCGCAGCGCCTCCTGACGCGGGCGCTCTCGATCAAAGAGAAGCTTCTGGGAACGGACCATCCAGAGGTGGCGCTGGCCCTGAGCAATTTGGCCGCGATGTATCTGGCGCAAGGCGACGGGGAGCAAGCGGGGGCCTTATTTGCGCGGGCCTTGGCGGTGCGGGAGAAGCATTTGGGGCCCGACCATCCGGATGTGGCCAAAAATCTTGAGGACTATGCGAGTGCGCTGCGCAAGCTGGGGCGGGTCGGAGAGGCAGAAGGGCTCGAGCGGAGGGCGGGCGCGATTCGGGCAAAACCGAAATCGTGA
- a CDS encoding mechanosensitive ion channel family protein translates to MRELLPVIGSSVFFDLLKSILLLLILLIARTVLVRWIKGNHTLTIDAKRRWIVTARNSMVLGLFVGLVVIWAHELEAFAVSLVALAATVVLATKELILCWSGAALRVGGGVYGVGDRIQLGTYRGVVLEYDVFATKLLEIGPGQTSHLYTGRTVVFPNSLLFGNPLIKESPSQEYGLYVLSVPLQSTDDWQAAEQALLNAAKVECASFMDQMGRQMKLLEQRNLLEAPSPEPRITIQLPEAGRIHLVLRFPAPDRGRSRVEQAILRRYLIAVRP, encoded by the coding sequence ATGCGCGAACTGTTGCCGGTGATCGGATCGAGCGTCTTCTTCGACCTTCTGAAGTCCATCCTCCTTCTCCTCATTCTGCTCATCGCACGCACGGTTCTGGTCCGTTGGATCAAAGGCAATCACACGTTGACCATCGACGCGAAGCGACGATGGATCGTGACGGCGCGCAACAGCATGGTGCTGGGGCTCTTTGTGGGGCTCGTTGTGATCTGGGCCCACGAGTTGGAAGCGTTTGCTGTGTCTCTGGTCGCGCTGGCGGCTACCGTAGTGCTGGCGACAAAGGAATTGATTCTCTGCTGGAGCGGGGCGGCTTTGCGTGTCGGCGGGGGGGTGTACGGTGTGGGTGATCGTATCCAGCTGGGCACCTATCGAGGCGTTGTCCTGGAATACGACGTCTTTGCGACGAAGCTGTTGGAAATCGGGCCGGGTCAGACATCGCATCTCTACACCGGTCGCACCGTGGTCTTTCCCAACAGTCTTCTGTTTGGAAATCCCTTGATCAAAGAGAGCCCGTCGCAGGAATACGGCCTCTACGTTTTGTCGGTTCCGCTTCAGAGCACGGACGATTGGCAAGCCGCTGAGCAAGCTCTGCTCAATGCCGCAAAAGTCGAGTGCGCCTCCTTCATGGATCAAATGGGCCGACAGATGAAATTGCTGGAACAGCGAAACCTGCTGGAAGCGCCGTCTCCTGAGCCACGTATTACCATCCAACTCCCTGAGGCAGGACGTATTCATCTGGTGCTCAGGTTTCCGGCCCCCGACCGTGGTCGTTCACGGGTCGAACAAGCCATTCTCAGGCGCTATCTCATCGCCGTGCGGCCGTAA
- the xth gene encoding exodeoxyribonuclease III: protein MKVATFNVNSLRKRLPIVLQWLERHQPDVLCLQETKVQDSEFPLTALATSGYEITFRGMKAYNGVAILSRTKPEAISYGFDDGGETEDARLLRVVIQGIPIINTYVPQGFEIDSPKYQYKLGWYDRLRKHFETHLSPKEPAIWCGDMNVAPRPIDVHSPEKHLKHVCYHEDARNAYGKTVAWGFEDVFCRLYPDRQQFTFFDYRAPSALAANKGWRIDHILATPPLAQRCQLVDVDLEPRRATDPSDHTVLWAEFST from the coding sequence ATGAAAGTCGCCACCTTCAACGTCAACTCGCTGCGCAAGCGCCTCCCTATCGTGCTGCAGTGGCTCGAACGCCATCAGCCTGATGTGCTCTGTTTGCAGGAAACAAAAGTTCAGGACAGCGAATTTCCTCTGACTGCGCTCGCGACCTCCGGTTATGAGATCACCTTCCGGGGCATGAAAGCTTACAATGGTGTTGCGATTCTCAGCCGCACGAAGCCGGAAGCAATCTCGTATGGATTCGATGACGGGGGCGAGACGGAAGATGCACGTCTTCTGCGAGTGGTGATTCAGGGCATCCCGATCATCAACACGTATGTTCCGCAGGGTTTCGAGATCGATTCGCCCAAGTACCAATACAAACTGGGTTGGTACGACCGGTTACGGAAGCATTTCGAAACTCATCTCTCCCCGAAGGAGCCGGCGATCTGGTGTGGAGACATGAATGTGGCCCCAAGACCCATTGATGTCCACAGCCCGGAGAAACATCTGAAACATGTCTGCTACCACGAAGACGCGCGCAATGCCTATGGGAAGACGGTTGCGTGGGGCTTCGAAGATGTGTTCTGCAGACTGTATCCAGATCGCCAGCAGTTCACGTTTTTTGACTACCGTGCACCCAGTGCCCTTGCCGCCAATAAAGGATGGCGGATCGACCATATTCTGGCAACGCCGCCCTTGGCTCAGAGGTGTCAGCTCGTTGATGTCGATTTAGAGCCACGCCGTGCGACCGATCCTTCTGATCACACTGTCCTCTGGGCCGAGTTCTCCACCTAG
- a CDS encoding PilZ domain-containing protein, protein MLDRRKHLRIPVRLFLSFSGGKVRGEGTVLDISMGGCIIESQALVHMDDIFYLQIALENDQTPLEVAAMVRSVSSRGIAFKFLRSAQENKRLLAFVHAKTESSGAGSAS, encoded by the coding sequence ATGCTCGATCGGCGAAAACATCTGCGTATTCCCGTGCGCCTGTTTTTGTCCTTCTCTGGCGGCAAAGTCAGGGGCGAAGGAACCGTCTTGGACATTTCGATGGGCGGGTGCATCATTGAGAGCCAAGCTCTGGTGCATATGGACGATATCTTTTATCTTCAGATCGCGCTTGAGAACGACCAGACGCCGCTCGAAGTGGCTGCGATGGTCCGGTCTGTGAGTTCCCGCGGTATTGCGTTCAAATTTCTTCGGTCGGCGCAAGAAAACAAGCGACTTCTTGCGTTTGTGCATGCCAAGACTGAATCTTCCGGAGCAGGTTCCGCCAGCTAG
- a CDS encoding LemA family protein, whose protein sequence is MFMSLTRLMGGVVLLAAVLALPGCGYNDLQGLDEDTKAAWSEVINQYQRRADLIPNLVNTVKGYAAHEKETLESVVQARAKATSVQVTPELLKDEAAFKKFQEAQQGLSSALGRLLALAENYPNLKADQGFRDLQSQLEGTENRITVARKRYIDKVAEFNKMVRYFPTNLTAKFLLHLEEKANFTVADEKAVAKPPEVKL, encoded by the coding sequence ATGTTCATGTCATTGACGCGTTTGATGGGGGGAGTCGTGCTGCTTGCGGCCGTGCTGGCTCTGCCAGGCTGTGGCTATAACGACTTGCAAGGTCTTGATGAGGATACCAAGGCGGCTTGGAGTGAAGTGATCAACCAATATCAGCGGCGGGCCGATTTGATTCCGAATCTGGTGAATACGGTGAAGGGATATGCCGCGCATGAGAAAGAGACGCTGGAAAGCGTCGTGCAGGCGCGTGCCAAGGCTACCAGCGTTCAAGTGACGCCGGAGTTGCTCAAGGACGAGGCCGCCTTTAAGAAGTTTCAAGAGGCTCAACAGGGTCTCTCGAGTGCGCTGGGGCGGTTGCTTGCCTTGGCCGAGAATTATCCCAACCTCAAGGCGGATCAAGGGTTCCGCGATCTTCAGAGCCAACTCGAAGGTACTGAGAATCGCATCACCGTGGCACGCAAGCGGTACATCGACAAGGTTGCAGAATTCAACAAGATGGTTCGCTATTTCCCCACCAATCTCACCGCCAAGTTTCTCCTGCATCTGGAGGAGAAGGCCAATTTCACCGTGGCTGACGAAAAGGCGGTGGCCAAGCCACCCGAAGTAAAACTCTAA
- a CDS encoding YgcG family protein, whose translation MRLMGRTGWGLLIGWLWLTGVASLPAAALDVPLLSGRIVDQAHALPPAVAERLSADLAAHEANTSNQVAVLIIPSLEGEPLFDFSHRVATAWKLGRKGTDNGVLLLVSIKDRKIRIEVGYGLEGVLTDARSAQIIRNEIVPRFRAGDVPAGVTAGVQAILQTIEGTYRAPEHPTATPSSSDAFATAAFAVILGVVVGLFFSRAHRVLGPVVGGGLSFLAAPWVIPAVMAGAVSLVLVGLLSKLGSSSGSRRRGDGSAFDGTWFSTQQGGWGSGGFGGSFGGSGGFSGGGGDFGGGGASGDW comes from the coding sequence ATGCGGCTGATGGGGCGAACGGGGTGGGGGCTCCTCATCGGGTGGCTCTGGCTCACAGGGGTGGCGAGCCTCCCAGCTGCGGCGCTGGATGTGCCACTCCTCAGCGGCCGTATCGTGGATCAGGCGCATGCCCTGCCGCCTGCCGTCGCAGAGCGACTCTCAGCCGATCTGGCGGCGCACGAAGCCAACACGTCCAATCAGGTGGCGGTCCTCATCATTCCATCGTTGGAAGGTGAGCCGCTGTTTGATTTTTCCCATCGTGTCGCGACGGCGTGGAAGTTGGGCCGCAAGGGGACCGACAACGGAGTCCTCCTTCTCGTCTCGATCAAGGATCGAAAAATTCGCATAGAGGTCGGTTACGGATTGGAAGGGGTGCTGACGGATGCACGGTCGGCTCAGATTATCCGGAACGAGATTGTACCAAGGTTTCGAGCCGGAGATGTCCCGGCCGGCGTGACGGCCGGTGTGCAAGCCATCTTGCAAACCATTGAAGGGACCTACCGTGCACCGGAACATCCGACGGCTACTCCTTCTTCGAGCGATGCCTTCGCCACTGCGGCCTTCGCGGTGATTCTGGGAGTCGTGGTTGGTCTCTTCTTCTCACGCGCTCATCGAGTGCTGGGGCCTGTTGTCGGGGGAGGCCTTTCGTTTCTGGCTGCCCCATGGGTGATACCGGCAGTGATGGCCGGGGCCGTGAGCCTGGTTCTGGTCGGCCTGCTGAGTAAGCTGGGGTCAAGCAGCGGATCACGCAGGCGGGGAGACGGCAGTGCGTTTGACGGGACCTGGTTCAGCACGCAACAAGGCGGATGGGGGTCCGGTGGTTTCGGGGGGTCGTTCGGAGGATCCGGTGGCTTCTCCGGGGGCGGAGGCGATTTCGGAGGAGGAGGCGCCAGTGGCGACTGGTAG
- a CDS encoding TPM domain-containing protein: protein MATGRRPTLTDEERARVEAAVEAAEQRTSAEIVPMIVGRSGLYREAHHRAGLLSAVLALTALLTIETTWLPWGWHAANAVWLLGVIMLAYALGSWVGTWPPVLRLFTSRERMHRKVQLRAKLAFAQHGLAQTRERTGLLLLISLLERQVSVLADQSLRDGISDAQWQEVVAVVVERLKVGDLVGGLCCGIEASGTLLARACPARDGDNPDELSNQVIQDT, encoded by the coding sequence GTGGCGACTGGTAGACGGCCGACGCTGACAGATGAAGAGCGTGCGCGGGTTGAGGCGGCGGTGGAGGCGGCCGAGCAACGGACCAGCGCTGAAATTGTGCCGATGATCGTCGGGCGCTCCGGTTTGTATCGTGAGGCGCACCATCGTGCCGGGCTACTGAGTGCGGTACTCGCCCTGACGGCCCTGCTGACGATCGAAACCACCTGGCTCCCATGGGGGTGGCATGCGGCGAATGCCGTCTGGTTGCTTGGAGTGATCATGCTGGCCTATGCCCTCGGTTCCTGGGTCGGGACATGGCCTCCGGTGCTGCGACTCTTCACATCCCGCGAGCGGATGCATCGGAAGGTGCAGTTGCGGGCGAAATTAGCGTTTGCTCAGCATGGTCTCGCGCAGACTCGTGAGCGAACAGGACTTCTGCTGCTGATCTCCCTACTCGAACGGCAGGTCTCTGTGTTGGCAGACCAATCATTGCGCGATGGGATCTCGGATGCGCAGTGGCAGGAGGTCGTCGCCGTCGTCGTCGAACGACTGAAGGTCGGTGATCTGGTCGGCGGCCTCTGCTGCGGCATCGAAGCCAGCGGAACGCTCCTTGCGCGCGCCTGTCCTGCGCGTGACGGCGACAATCCCGATGAGCTGTCGAATCAGGTGATTCAGGACACGTGA